A genomic region of Leucoraja erinacea ecotype New England unplaced genomic scaffold, Leri_hhj_1 Leri_476S, whole genome shotgun sequence contains the following coding sequences:
- the LOC129693917 gene encoding C-type mannose receptor 2-like produces MLGGGLMQTTVANELGTSIPQPTNKTESGQPPTSTVTETKHLAVKPTNMSKTESAGVSIPSEEGVSAEQINNPSETELQQLYVSEELVNSHEHSTNRSEIELQQLYVSEELVNSHELSTNRSEIGLNLVSKLTGREYHLVLDMMSWVEARAHCQRSFTDLASIPSPEEEEMIEVFAARGTWLWIGLHNDDQSPDGWRWTTGESFNYTNWAPWYTPEFNATVPICVYIDIDQWMDTHCDIPLPFVCYTEPSPKLIDPDTNVIPGTAANHSETGNSQMAYRKLCDHPLGRDFPPTSGIFPSFSLANDDIFFLPCFLGSLQAKASLGRGYHLIKELKTWSEARDYCQNRFTDLANILSWEEWEVVTRFAIPSVWLWIGLYNDDHSSNGWKWTTGEKFRYTSWVPWHPQELNVTFPSCVYIDQEQWVDTQCDVLLPFICYTELPAPSSAEEPEAWNSQTTFILDSDEDLDAFLTNLSSTGELPVLSITDEEAALIGQFGNMVGSEKILSQSLHHKSKSPYMEGRPLTQEGGDREYSVVRQEKTWKDARDHCRRNYTDLVSFRTPREEALVSSMLGQGEWKWIGLHNEELKNSGWKWVNGDNFTYSNWALWYQEQFSATSHVCVSTDREEWFGLQCDFALSFICYAEVQQARTPEANSYPAELGDKQRKPPAQALYPKQSGHVQSIGTEERLYFLIEQRNNWTEAREYCQRHYTGLLSIRSKEETEILSPLLAQVKWIGLFTGQLGTWSWSNGDVYQYANWSPTYPFKYTTGVPMCTYASNKGWAEETCDTLFPFICYLDMPRPRRLLPGDNMLPPTGERKDITLRDTISGRNFRPNRNQTISSGDRMYYLIEEEKTWNKAWTYCRNHYTNLVSVRSAEEASIVAMLVHGPQWIGLYTDGMSGWMWTNGDRFGYAKWGLWHPYNFNNSLPMCVAIFDAEWHEADCDFPFPFICYRDVRSNGRTPAIANGNIGLPVRSEQSYISKDYSDILTDFTVDSTPRRLYHKVTAEKTWSDARDYCRAQFTDLLSIQSEQESNDTRALFEELKQSWVGLYNERQMAETWEWADHSRVNYTSWKAGQPHRYSLLSPVCVYVEEGLWTDAPCRFLLPFICYSGNGPEAWVWGLRAWKGSGLPNRVSHSFTRSQVIGVELGHSAHRVHSTIQSWLISD; encoded by the exons AACTACAGCAACTATATGTGAGTGAAGAGCTGGTCAACTCACACGAACATTCGACCAACCGATCTGAAATAG AACTACAGCAACTATATGTGAGTGAAGAGCTGGTCAACTCACACGAACTTTCGACCAACCGATCTGAAATAG GTCTCAACCTGGTTTCCAAGCTGACGGGTCGGGAGTACCACTTGGTGTTGGACATGATGAGCTGGGTGGAGGCGCGCGCACACTGCCAGAGGAGTTTCACCGATCTGGCCAGCATACCCAGCCCGGAGGAAGAGGAGATGATCGAGGTCTTCGCTGCCCGAGGCACTTGGCTGTGGATCGGACTTCACAATGACGACCAGTCCCCGGACGGCTGGCGGTGGACCACGGGGGAGAGCTTCAACTACACCAACTGGGCGCCTTGGTACACGCCAGAATTCAACGCCACCGTGCCCATCTGTGTGTACATCGACATTGACCAGTGGATGGACACCCACTGCGATATCCCTCTTCCCTTCGTCTGTTACACAG AACCGTCACCAAAATTGATCGACCCCGACACAAACGTAATACCTGGAACGGCTGCTAATCATTCGGAAACAGGTAAT tcccaaatggcctaccgcAAACTGTGTGACCACCCTCTGGGTCGGGacttccccccaacatcgggaatattcccAAGTTTCTCTTTGGCAAATGATGACATTTTTTTTCTACCGTGTTTCCTAGGCTCGTTGCAGGCGAAGGCATCTTTGGGCAGAGGATATCATCTGATCAAAGAGTTGAAGACGTGGTCCGAAGCTCGGGACTACTGTCAGAACAGATTCACGGACCTCGCCAACATCCTGAGTTGGGAGGAGTGGGAGGTGGTGACGCGTTTCGCCATCCCCAGCGTGTGGCTCTGGATCGGGCTGTACAACGACGACCATTCGTCCAACGGGTGGAAGTGGACAACAGGAGAGAAGTTTCGTTACACCAGCTGGGTGCCTTGGCATCCGCAGGAGCTCAACGTTACCTTCCCCAGCTGTGTGTACATAGACCAGGAACAGTGGGTGGACACCCAATGCGATGTCCTATTGCCCTTCATCTGTTACACAG AGCTCCCCGCACCTTCTAGTGCTGAAGAACCAGAGGCCTGGAATTCACAGACTACCTTTATATTGGACTCGGATGAGGACTTAGACGCCTTCTTAACAAATCTATCTTCTACTGGAG AACTGCCAGTATTATCCATCACAGATGAAGAAGCGGCTTTAATTGGGCAATTCGGGAATATGGTGGGAAGTGAAAAGATCCTAAGCCAATCTCTGCACCATAAATCCAAGTCGCCTTATATGGAAG GTCGGCCGTTGACTCAggaagggggagacagggagtACTCTGTGGTTCGGCAGGAGAAGACCTGGAAGGATGCGAGAGACCACTGCCGGAGAAACTACACCGACCTGGTGAGTTTCAGGACGCCCAGGGAGGAGGCGCTGGTCAGCTCCATGCTGGGCCAGGGGGAGTGGAAATGGATTGGCCTCCACAACGAGGAGCTGAAAAACAGTGGCTGGAAGTGGGTGAATGGAGACAATTTCACCTATTCCAACTGGGCTCTGTGGTACCAGGAGCAGTTCAGCGCCACCTCGCACGTCTGCGTCTCCACTGACCGCGAAGAGTGGTTTGGACTACAGTGCGATTTCGCCCTCTCCTTCATTTGCTACGCAG AGGTTCAGCAGGCAAGGACGCCCGAGGCCAACAGCTATCCTGCAGAACTGGGAGATAAACAACGCAAGCCGCCAGCGCAAGCCTTGTACCCAAAGCAGTCGG GGCATGTTCAGAGCATTGGGACGGAGGAGAGGCTGTACTTCCTGATTGAGCAGAGGAACAACTGGACAGAGGCGCGGGAATACTGCCAACGCCACTACACGGGGCTGCTGAGCATCCGCAGCAAGGAGGAGACGGAGATTTTGAGCCCGCTCCTTGCCCAGGTGAAGTGGATCGGTCTCTTCACCGGCCAACTGGGGACCTGGAGCTGGTCGAACGGTGACGTGTACCAGTATGCCAACTGGTCGCCCACCTACCCCTTCAAATACACCACCGGAGTGCCCATGTGTACCTACGCCTCCAACAAAGGCTGGGCCGAGGAGACGTGCGACACTCTCTTCCCCTTCATCTGCTACCTGG ACATGCCCCGTCCTCGCCGTCTTCTGCCTGGGGACAACATGCTTCCACCTACTGGAGAACGCAAGGATATTACTCTGCGGGACACCATATCCGGGCGGAATTTCAGACCAA ATCGGAACCAGACGATCTCCAGTGGGGACAGAATGTACTACTTGATCGAGGAGGAGAAGACGTGGAACAAGGCGTGGACTTACTGCCGGAACCATTACACCAACCTGGTCAGCGTGCGCAGTGCCGAGGAGGCCAGTATCGTCGCCATGCTGGTTCACGGGCCCCAGTGGATCGGACTCTACACCGACGGCATGTCCGGTTGGATGTGGACCAACGGCGACCGCTTCGGCTATGCCAAGTGGGGCTTGTGGCACCCCTACAACTTCAACAACAGCCTGCCCATGTGTGTGGCCATCTTCGACGCTGAGTGGCACGAAGCCGACTGtgacttccccttccccttcattTGCTACCGAG ATGTGAGATCCAACGGAAGAACGCCTGCTATCGCAAACGGGAACATTGGACTGCCTGTAAGAAGCGAACAATCCTACATATCGAAAGACTACTCAGATATCCTCACCGACTTTACCGTAG ACAGCACGCCCCGGAGGCTGTATCACAAGGTCACCGCGGAGAAGACCTGGTCCGATGCTCGGGACTACTGCCGGGCGCAGTTTACTGACCTGCTTAGCATTCAGAGCGAGCAGGAGAGCAACGACACCCGCGCTCTCTTCGAGGAGCTGAAGCAGAGCTGGGTTGGCCTGTACAATGAGCGGCAGATGGCCGAGACCTGGGAATGGGCTGACCACAGTCGCGTCAATTACACCAGCTGGAAGGCCGGCCAACCCCATCGGTACAGCCTCCTCTCCCCCGTCTGTGTTTATGTCGAGGAAGGCCTGTGGACCGACGCCCCTTGCCGATTTCTATTGCCTTTCATTTGCTACTCAGGTAACGGGCCGGAAGCGTGGGTTTGGGGGCTGAGAGCGTGGAAGGGGTCAGGGCTTCCCAACAGGGTCTCTCACTCCTTTACAaggtcacaagttataggagtagaattaggccattcagcccatcgagtccactccaccattcaatcatggctgatctctgactaa